The following proteins are encoded in a genomic region of Sorangiineae bacterium MSr12523:
- a CDS encoding amidohydrolase has protein sequence MYYDTALSPAPSAMKSVREVTDVSHVLFATDWPFSAALFSSSGNPAPQLAEAFDPQELRMVERTNALAQFPNLVPQEKR, from the coding sequence TTGTACTACGACACCGCCCTTTCGCCGGCGCCGTCGGCGATGAAATCCGTGCGTGAAGTCACCGACGTTTCGCACGTCTTGTTCGCCACCGATTGGCCTTTCAGCGCGGCGCTTTTCTCCTCGTCGGGAAATCCCGCGCCGCAGCTCGCCGAAGCCTTCGACCCGCAGGAGCTTCGGATGGTCGAGCGGACCAATGCCCTGGCGCAATTCCCCAACCTCGTCCCGCAGGAAAAACGATGA
- a CDS encoding alpha/beta fold hydrolase translates to MSTSLQPTSRTLAFGRRKIHVSELGKGFPVLLLHGGGPGASGMPTYVRNIETLARHFRVVVPDLQGYGRSTKGVDRMDPFGDEADAMLGLMDALEIRKAHFVGNSLGGACALRIALDHPSRTASLVLMGPGGVNTTRSLPTRGLNALLDFYSGGPPTLEKVRYFIHEYLVFDATQVPDSLIEERYRASLDPEIIASPPLRRPNGIPRLRDLDFTRDPRLQACDIPTLVLWGTEDKVNRPSGGKALQSRMKRCDLHLFGRAGHWVQWERAAEFNAMTTAFFLEHTPAGSPS, encoded by the coding sequence ATGAGCACTTCCCTCCAGCCAACGTCGCGCACCCTGGCCTTCGGCCGGCGCAAGATCCACGTCAGCGAACTTGGCAAAGGCTTTCCCGTGTTGCTGCTCCACGGCGGCGGCCCCGGCGCATCCGGCATGCCGACATACGTGCGCAACATCGAGACACTCGCGCGGCATTTTCGCGTCGTCGTGCCCGATCTGCAGGGCTACGGCCGCTCGACCAAGGGGGTCGATCGCATGGATCCCTTCGGCGACGAGGCCGACGCGATGCTCGGCTTGATGGACGCCCTCGAGATTCGAAAGGCTCATTTCGTGGGCAACTCGCTGGGTGGCGCCTGCGCGCTGCGGATCGCGCTCGACCATCCCTCGCGCACGGCATCGCTCGTGCTCATGGGACCGGGCGGCGTGAACACCACCCGCTCGCTGCCAACCCGCGGATTGAACGCGCTTCTCGATTTTTATTCCGGAGGGCCCCCCACCCTCGAAAAGGTGCGCTACTTCATCCACGAATACCTCGTATTCGACGCCACGCAGGTGCCGGATTCGCTCATCGAGGAACGATATCGTGCGAGCCTCGATCCGGAAATCATCGCATCGCCACCGCTCCGGCGGCCCAATGGCATTCCGCGTTTGCGCGATCTCGACTTCACCCGAGACCCGCGCCTTCAGGCCTGCGACATCCCGACCCTCGTCCTTTGGGGCACCGAAGACAAAGTGAATCGGCCGAGCGGCGGCAAGGCCCTGCAATCGCGGATGAAGCGATGCGATCTCCATCTTTTCGGGCGCGCGGGCCATTGGGTGCAGTGGGAACGCGCCGCCGAGTTCAATGCCATGACCACGGCCTTTTTCCTCGAGCACACGCCCGCAGGGTCCCCATCATGA
- a CDS encoding VOC family protein: MSLFGKTKMGYAVVESRHLPQWRTLLEEGIGLHVTHAGEDDIAFRLDEHARRIIVRRGDAEDVVATGWQLEDEAALEAVVSRCRARGITVASGSAAAAKERGVASFVTVQGPKGLAIELFTNATRADAPLEMLASGFVTGLGGMGHIALTTRLPDDVERFWGELFDARLSDRVAQRIAGVMVDIAFLRLNERHHSIAIAATRGLRLDPLRTKVQHVNLEAASMDDIERAFARCRQLGFEMAHEIGQHPNDHQISFYVLTPSGFELELGWNARKVDEASWRTASYDAISSWGHKPERSGVAHRLAENAGNFARGLHSLLNPEFAPLRKP; the protein is encoded by the coding sequence ATGAGCCTCTTTGGAAAAACGAAAATGGGATATGCCGTCGTGGAATCGAGGCACCTCCCACAATGGCGCACGCTTCTCGAAGAAGGCATTGGCCTGCATGTGACCCACGCCGGTGAAGACGACATCGCCTTTCGCCTGGACGAGCATGCCCGGCGCATCATCGTCCGCCGCGGAGATGCGGAAGACGTCGTCGCCACGGGATGGCAACTCGAGGACGAAGCGGCTTTGGAGGCCGTCGTATCACGCTGTCGCGCGCGGGGCATCACGGTCGCATCCGGCTCGGCGGCCGCTGCCAAGGAGCGCGGTGTGGCATCCTTCGTCACCGTCCAAGGCCCCAAGGGCCTCGCCATCGAGCTTTTCACGAACGCCACCCGCGCAGATGCTCCGCTCGAAATGCTCGCGAGCGGCTTCGTCACGGGCCTGGGAGGAATGGGCCATATCGCGCTCACCACGCGGCTTCCGGACGACGTGGAGCGATTCTGGGGGGAGCTCTTCGACGCGCGCCTGAGCGACCGCGTTGCCCAGCGCATCGCCGGCGTCATGGTGGATATCGCCTTTCTGCGCCTCAACGAGCGCCATCATTCGATTGCCATCGCCGCCACCCGCGGCCTGCGCCTCGACCCGCTGCGCACCAAAGTGCAGCACGTTAACCTGGAGGCCGCATCGATGGACGACATCGAGCGCGCCTTCGCGCGTTGCCGGCAACTCGGCTTCGAGATGGCGCACGAAATCGGGCAGCACCCGAACGACCACCAGATTTCGTTTTACGTCCTCACCCCGTCCGGGTTCGAGCTCGAGCTCGGGTGGAATGCGCGAAAGGTCGACGAAGCCTCGTGGCGGACGGCGTCGTACGACGCGATCAGCTCCTGGGGCCACAAACCGGAGCGCTCCGGTGTGGCCCATCGGCTCGCGGAGAACGCGGGCAATTTCGCACGGGGGCTCCACTCGCTCCTGAATCCCGAATTCGCACCGCTCCGCAAGCCATGA
- a CDS encoding bifunctional 3-(3-hydroxy-phenyl)propionate/3-hydroxycinnamic acid hydroxylase — translation MNTDVVISGLGPTGLALAHLLGRRGHRVVVLEREPEFYGNARAVYTDDECMRIFQSADLATELQSNMLLETPCQWVGPRGEIMGQYFPTKRPFGWPVLNFFYQPYLETSLAEHLARYPQVIVHRGRELTGFSQDDEGVTVTHEGAGGDAHTIRARYLIGADGGRSTVRTLLGICMTGKNFPEPWLVVDIQSKGTGSEDGLRHLPYFNFHCDPACPAVSCPQPDGHHRFEFMLRPGQTKEEMEKPETVRRYLSRFVDPDQFEVKRRLVYTFNALVANRWRQGRVFLAGDAAHMTPQFMGQGMSSGLRDAYNLAWKLDAVLRGKAADALLDTYEAERRHHAKAMIDISVRMKQMVSASTPWGSAIRNAVAAIIRKTPPLRDWVRQGGFKPTPTYAPGYFGIARTRRGGPEGRLVPQPEVRRLDGRRVLLDHVLGEGFALVGLGVDPRAGLSGASCAFLDGLGASFVTLFGYGERPQGHCGVSRSTPAGLTEVEDLEGDMLRWCRKASMARGAILVIRPDKFLFGVGHGKNVDDVIGELRTRLGATPVPNAIPVRAGERYSPQHGETVRQH, via the coding sequence ATGAATACCGATGTCGTGATATCCGGGCTCGGCCCCACGGGTCTGGCGCTCGCGCACCTCCTCGGACGGCGCGGGCATCGCGTGGTCGTGCTCGAGCGCGAGCCCGAGTTTTACGGGAACGCGCGCGCCGTTTACACCGACGATGAGTGCATGCGCATCTTTCAATCGGCGGACCTCGCGACCGAGCTCCAATCGAACATGCTGCTCGAGACGCCCTGCCAGTGGGTGGGCCCGCGCGGCGAGATCATGGGGCAATATTTCCCGACGAAGCGGCCCTTCGGCTGGCCGGTGTTGAATTTCTTTTACCAGCCTTATTTGGAAACATCGCTGGCGGAACACTTGGCGCGCTACCCGCAAGTCATCGTGCACCGCGGGCGTGAGCTCACCGGGTTCAGCCAAGATGATGAAGGCGTTACGGTCACCCACGAGGGCGCGGGCGGGGACGCGCATACGATTCGCGCGCGCTACCTGATTGGCGCCGACGGCGGCCGCAGCACAGTGCGAACGCTGCTCGGAATATGCATGACGGGAAAGAATTTCCCCGAGCCGTGGTTGGTCGTCGATATCCAATCGAAGGGAACCGGCAGCGAGGATGGACTCCGCCACCTGCCCTATTTCAATTTCCACTGTGATCCGGCCTGCCCGGCGGTGAGCTGTCCCCAGCCCGATGGCCACCATCGTTTCGAGTTCATGCTGAGGCCGGGCCAGACGAAGGAGGAAATGGAGAAGCCCGAAACGGTGCGCCGTTACCTCTCGCGGTTCGTCGATCCGGACCAATTCGAGGTCAAACGCCGCCTCGTGTATACCTTCAATGCGCTGGTCGCGAATCGGTGGCGGCAAGGTCGGGTGTTCCTGGCCGGCGACGCCGCACACATGACACCGCAATTCATGGGCCAGGGTATGAGCTCGGGCTTGCGCGACGCGTACAATCTCGCGTGGAAGCTCGACGCGGTGTTGCGCGGCAAGGCCGCGGACGCACTCTTGGATACGTACGAAGCCGAGCGACGGCATCACGCCAAGGCGATGATCGATATTTCCGTGCGCATGAAGCAAATGGTCTCTGCCTCCACGCCGTGGGGTTCCGCCATTCGCAATGCGGTGGCCGCCATCATTCGCAAAACGCCTCCCCTGCGCGATTGGGTGCGCCAAGGCGGATTCAAGCCGACCCCCACGTATGCACCGGGATACTTCGGTATCGCGCGCACGCGCCGCGGCGGCCCCGAAGGACGCCTCGTCCCGCAGCCCGAGGTCCGTAGGTTGGACGGCCGCCGTGTGCTGCTCGATCACGTGCTTGGCGAAGGCTTCGCGCTCGTAGGCCTCGGCGTCGATCCGCGGGCGGGGCTGTCCGGTGCATCCTGCGCATTCCTCGACGGCTTGGGTGCGTCGTTCGTCACACTCTTTGGATACGGCGAAAGGCCCCAGGGCCATTGCGGCGTGTCGCGCTCGACGCCCGCAGGATTGACCGAGGTGGAAGATCTCGAGGGGGACATGCTCCGCTGGTGCCGCAAGGCCAGCATGGCGCGTGGCGCAATACTCGTGATTCGCCCGGACAAGTTTCTTTTCGGTGTTGGACACGGCAAAAACGTCGATGACGTGATTGGCGAGTTGCGCACCCGTCTCGGCGCGACACCGGTCCCGAATGCCATCCCCGTACGCGCCGGCGAACGATATAGTCCGCAGCATGGGGAAACCGTTCGACAGCACTGA
- a CDS encoding AraC family transcriptional regulator, whose amino-acid sequence MGKPFDSTDERIQSFFIPTVVAYVRALGGNAEALERKFGIPAGLPMHEGILAPFHLIRDVSEDAAELLGDPFLGLHLALAHKRGSYGPPSAPTRCAWVVEFAARSAPTLGAAILRFARYQHLVNNLRPFVIESGTDDLVIHHRHGIGRQLHEFTLALVLNMMREFSSQDIHPHRVGFIHSRPTDISELVQFFGTERIDFGQEANTLVFAARIAELPIQPMDEDLLALLDSFVQRDASPTNGKDDPIAPVRRYVHEALRDGTPSVERAAAVVRTSVRTLQRRLDEAGTTFNKLVDEVRRALALQYLQNAELSVSEVAFLIGYSDVRPFARAFRRWTGSTPGEYRASFDATASR is encoded by the coding sequence ATGGGGAAACCGTTCGACAGCACTGACGAAAGAATACAGTCGTTCTTCATCCCGACGGTGGTGGCGTACGTGCGTGCGTTGGGTGGAAATGCCGAGGCGCTCGAACGGAAATTTGGCATTCCCGCAGGCCTTCCGATGCACGAGGGCATCCTCGCGCCATTCCATTTGATTCGCGATGTGAGCGAAGACGCCGCGGAGTTGCTCGGCGATCCATTTCTCGGGCTTCATTTGGCGCTCGCGCACAAACGAGGCAGCTATGGGCCTCCGAGCGCGCCCACGCGTTGTGCTTGGGTCGTCGAATTTGCCGCCCGCAGTGCACCCACGCTGGGTGCGGCCATCTTGCGGTTCGCGCGATACCAGCACCTGGTCAACAACTTGAGGCCGTTCGTCATCGAATCGGGAACCGACGATCTCGTCATTCACCATCGACATGGCATTGGTCGCCAACTGCACGAGTTTACGCTTGCACTCGTATTGAACATGATGCGGGAATTCTCCTCGCAAGACATTCATCCCCACCGCGTGGGCTTCATCCATTCACGCCCCACGGACATATCCGAATTGGTGCAATTCTTCGGGACCGAACGGATCGACTTCGGCCAAGAGGCGAACACGCTCGTCTTTGCCGCTCGTATCGCCGAATTGCCCATTCAGCCGATGGATGAAGACCTTTTGGCCCTTCTCGACAGCTTCGTGCAGCGTGATGCGTCGCCGACGAACGGCAAGGACGATCCCATCGCCCCCGTCCGGCGCTATGTGCACGAGGCGCTTCGGGATGGCACCCCGTCGGTGGAGCGAGCGGCCGCCGTCGTTCGGACGAGTGTGCGCACACTCCAGAGGCGCCTCGACGAAGCGGGAACCACGTTCAACAAGCTCGTCGACGAGGTGCGCCGCGCACTCGCACTTCAATATTTGCAAAACGCGGAATTGAGCGTCAGCGAAGTCGCCTTCCTCATCGGCTATTCCGATGTGCGCCCCTTTGCGCGCGCATTCCGCCGCTGGACAGGCAGCACCCCTGGCGAATATCGCGCTTCGTTCGACGCCACCGCATCGCGCTGA
- a CDS encoding FAD-binding protein produces the protein MRSHERSRDRGLGTIARRSFVQGVTAAIVIGFDPTRRTWIADAEAAPSSLSRIPPLDGVLRMDPASLAKAADDFGHTIHRQSVALLEPGSVDDIVKMVRYVRRHGLTIANRGRGHATYGQAQTQGGIVVDSSKLAAIHRVDSDRMVVDAGASWRNVMHAALARGSTPPVFTDYLDLSVGGTLSGGGVGGASHRHGCQIDNVLELEVVTGEGERITCSASRHASLFNSVLGGLGQFALIVRATLRLVPACALARVYELEYADLASFTKDATALALDERFDHLEGQASPKPDGGWTWTLTAASYFTPPHRPNDAALLAGLSHDPSSSSVHDLAYQEFLERIDPLIQRQKDLGIWEYPHPWYDVFVPASVTNRYVGGILDTLTVDDTGNGPVLLYPLRRSKLRRPFFSVPAEEVFFLFDVLRTTSPDPVRVRAHLRANRRMYDAGRALGATRYCIGSLDFSQADWRQHFGFWWPAFAFAKNAFDPDRVLTPGQGIFL, from the coding sequence ATGCGCAGCCATGAACGGTCCCGCGACCGGGGCCTGGGGACCATCGCACGGCGGTCCTTCGTCCAAGGCGTGACAGCCGCCATCGTGATCGGTTTCGACCCGACGCGACGTACCTGGATTGCCGACGCAGAAGCCGCGCCATCCTCCCTCTCGCGCATACCCCCACTCGATGGCGTGCTGCGGATGGATCCGGCGTCGCTCGCAAAGGCGGCCGACGACTTTGGGCATACGATTCATCGCCAATCCGTGGCGCTGCTCGAGCCAGGATCGGTGGACGACATCGTCAAGATGGTGCGCTACGTGCGCCGCCACGGATTGACCATTGCAAACCGTGGCCGCGGACATGCCACCTACGGTCAGGCGCAAACCCAAGGCGGAATCGTCGTGGATTCGAGCAAACTCGCGGCCATTCATCGCGTGGATTCCGACCGCATGGTGGTCGATGCCGGTGCAAGCTGGCGCAATGTCATGCACGCGGCACTCGCCCGCGGATCGACACCGCCCGTATTCACGGACTATCTCGATCTCTCGGTGGGGGGCACGCTCTCCGGGGGCGGCGTCGGCGGTGCCTCGCATCGCCATGGCTGCCAGATCGACAACGTGCTCGAGCTGGAGGTCGTCACGGGCGAGGGCGAGCGCATCACATGCTCGGCATCGCGTCATGCGTCGCTCTTCAACTCCGTACTCGGTGGACTCGGCCAATTCGCCCTTATCGTGCGCGCCACGTTGCGGTTGGTGCCCGCGTGCGCCTTGGCCCGTGTCTACGAGCTCGAATATGCCGATCTCGCAAGCTTCACGAAGGACGCGACCGCGTTGGCGCTCGACGAGCGCTTCGATCACCTCGAGGGCCAGGCAAGCCCGAAGCCGGACGGCGGATGGACGTGGACGCTCACGGCCGCGAGCTACTTCACGCCCCCGCATCGTCCCAACGATGCCGCACTCCTCGCGGGGCTCTCGCACGACCCATCGTCGTCGTCGGTGCACGATCTCGCCTACCAGGAATTTCTCGAGCGGATCGATCCCCTCATCCAGCGTCAGAAAGACCTGGGCATCTGGGAATATCCCCACCCCTGGTATGACGTTTTCGTTCCGGCGTCAGTGACGAATCGCTACGTCGGAGGCATTCTCGATACGCTCACGGTGGACGATACCGGCAATGGTCCGGTTCTTCTCTATCCGTTGCGACGTAGCAAGCTACGGCGTCCTTTCTTCAGCGTGCCCGCCGAAGAAGTCTTTTTCCTCTTCGACGTCTTACGGACGACATCGCCCGATCCCGTGCGGGTGCGGGCTCACCTGCGGGCCAATCGTCGAATGTACGATGCCGGTCGCGCACTCGGCGCAACACGGTATTGCATTGGCTCACTCGACTTCTCGCAGGCGGATTGGCGGCAGCACTTCGGATTCTGGTGGCCCGCCTTCGCATTCGCCAAAAATGCGTTCGACCCGGATCGGGTGCTCACGCCGGGACAGGGCATTTTTCTCTGA